A region of Notolabrus celidotus isolate fNotCel1 chromosome 4, fNotCel1.pri, whole genome shotgun sequence DNA encodes the following proteins:
- the LOC117811366 gene encoding tumor-associated calcium signal transducer 2-like isoform X1, with the protein MLVALVLAALVVGPSSQSCVCKTIQWADCKGNPCSCYLLVGDNTKQILNCTTLIPKCLLMKAEMYRAKKGLDTRTIGGKPLETSFIYNPECENDGMFKAKQCNDSSECWCVNSAGFRRTDKGDKDLKCEKLVKTNKVHLDLIHKSVDGEVDAKKLEVHFKDEFHKRYNNSIKDIDRMLSIEYHPKDRWIAVVVKELEGVENTDLTSLAYYIENDVKLRPLFETSEMFKLTVGTIKLELKEIKVFSMDEKSPTSSGKLMSNVNISILVVALLMIVVITAWICISQYRQRQERRQHS; encoded by the exons GTGTCTGTAAAACCATACAGTGGGCCGACTGTAAAGGAAATCCATGCTCGTGTTACCTCTTGGTCGGcgacaacacaaaacaaattcTGAACTGCACCACCT TGATCCCAAAGTGCTTACTCATGAAGGCTGAGATGTACAGAGCCAAAAAGGGCCTGGACACCCGTACCATTGGGGGAAAACCGCTGGAGACCTCTTTTATCTACAACCCTGAGTGTGAAAACGACGGCATGTTCAAGGCCAAGCAGTGCAACGACTCCTCGGAGTGCTGGTGCGTCAACAGCGCTGGCTTTCGCCGCACAGACAAGGGGGATAAGGACCTGAAGTGTGAGAAGCTGGTGAAGACAAA caAAGTTCACCTTGACCTCATACACAAATCAGTGGATGGGGAAGTGGATGCCAAGAAGCTGGAGGT tcattttaagGATGAATTTCACAAACGTTACAACAACTCCATTAAGGACATTGATCGAATGTTGAGCATTGAg TATCATCCCAAAGACCGCTGGATAGCAGTCGTCGTGAAGGAGCTAGAGGGGGTTGAGAATACTGACCTGACCAGCTTGGCCTACTACATTGAGAATGAT GTGAAGCTGAGACCCCTGTTTGAGACCTCAGAGATGTTCAAGCTGACAGTGGGCACTATAAAGCTTGAGTTGAAGGAAATCAAGGTGTTCTCTATGGATGAGAAATCCCCAACCTCCTCCGGGAAGCTCATGTCAAATGTGAACATCAGCATCCTTGTAGTGGCGCTGTTGATGATAGTGGTTATCACTGCGTGGATTTGT attTCGCAATACCGACAACGACAAGAAAGGAGACAGCATTCCTAA
- the LOC117811366 gene encoding epithelial cell adhesion molecule-like isoform X2: MKAEMYRAKKGLDTRTIGGKPLETSFIYNPECENDGMFKAKQCNDSSECWCVNSAGFRRTDKGDKDLKCEKLVKTNKVHLDLIHKSVDGEVDAKKLEVHFKDEFHKRYNNSIKDIDRMLSIEYHPKDRWIAVVVKELEGVENTDLTSLAYYIENDVKLRPLFETSEMFKLTVGTIKLELKEIKVFSMDEKSPTSSGKLMSNVNISILVVALLMIVVITAWICISQYRQRQERRQHS; the protein is encoded by the exons ATGAAGGCTGAGATGTACAGAGCCAAAAAGGGCCTGGACACCCGTACCATTGGGGGAAAACCGCTGGAGACCTCTTTTATCTACAACCCTGAGTGTGAAAACGACGGCATGTTCAAGGCCAAGCAGTGCAACGACTCCTCGGAGTGCTGGTGCGTCAACAGCGCTGGCTTTCGCCGCACAGACAAGGGGGATAAGGACCTGAAGTGTGAGAAGCTGGTGAAGACAAA caAAGTTCACCTTGACCTCATACACAAATCAGTGGATGGGGAAGTGGATGCCAAGAAGCTGGAGGT tcattttaagGATGAATTTCACAAACGTTACAACAACTCCATTAAGGACATTGATCGAATGTTGAGCATTGAg TATCATCCCAAAGACCGCTGGATAGCAGTCGTCGTGAAGGAGCTAGAGGGGGTTGAGAATACTGACCTGACCAGCTTGGCCTACTACATTGAGAATGAT GTGAAGCTGAGACCCCTGTTTGAGACCTCAGAGATGTTCAAGCTGACAGTGGGCACTATAAAGCTTGAGTTGAAGGAAATCAAGGTGTTCTCTATGGATGAGAAATCCCCAACCTCCTCCGGGAAGCTCATGTCAAATGTGAACATCAGCATCCTTGTAGTGGCGCTGTTGATGATAGTGGTTATCACTGCGTGGATTTGT attTCGCAATACCGACAACGACAAGAAAGGAGACAGCATTCCTAA